A window of Leclercia adecarboxylata contains these coding sequences:
- a CDS encoding ABC transporter substrate-binding protein, which translates to MKKVISALGLLIATAGSAFATTYPLTIENCGYKETFTKAPERVVALGQNTVEILLLLGLEDKVTASAFWPTKVLPELAEKNKKVKTLTVEIPTLESILAQNPDFVPAQLPLLLGPESKVAKREDLATVGVNSYMSPGMCATKKDIGDMYGSRQKLWDMSFLYKEIEDFATIFNVEDRGQALIADFKKREADLRAEFSKNKKDLSFVFWFSSSSPSSDAYVGGKNSASGFIANVLGGHNAITSETEWPTVGWESIIAANPDVIVVSSLDRNRWALDNAEEKIKFLKSDPAVSQLDAVKKGHIVVMDGQAMNPTIRTIYGAEQIADQLRKMGLN; encoded by the coding sequence ATGAAAAAGGTCATCAGCGCATTAGGATTGCTGATCGCGACAGCCGGTTCTGCCTTTGCGACCACATACCCTCTGACGATTGAGAACTGCGGGTATAAAGAAACCTTCACCAAAGCACCGGAACGCGTGGTCGCGCTGGGCCAGAACACGGTCGAAATTCTGCTGCTGCTGGGCCTGGAGGATAAGGTGACCGCCAGCGCTTTCTGGCCGACCAAAGTGCTGCCTGAACTTGCTGAAAAGAACAAAAAAGTCAAAACGCTGACCGTCGAGATCCCGACGCTGGAATCTATCCTGGCGCAAAACCCGGACTTCGTTCCGGCCCAGTTGCCGCTGCTGCTGGGGCCAGAGAGTAAAGTCGCCAAACGCGAAGATCTCGCCACCGTAGGCGTGAACAGCTATATGTCACCGGGCATGTGCGCCACCAAAAAAGACATTGGCGATATGTACGGCAGCCGCCAGAAGCTGTGGGACATGAGCTTCCTGTATAAAGAGATCGAAGATTTCGCCACAATCTTCAACGTCGAAGATCGCGGTCAGGCCCTGATTGCCGATTTTAAAAAGCGCGAAGCCGACCTGCGCGCTGAATTCAGCAAAAACAAAAAAGATCTGTCGTTCGTCTTCTGGTTCTCCAGCTCCTCCCCCTCCTCTGACGCCTACGTCGGCGGTAAAAACAGCGCCTCCGGGTTTATCGCCAACGTGCTGGGCGGCCATAACGCCATCACCTCCGAGACCGAATGGCCGACCGTGGGCTGGGAGAGCATTATCGCCGCCAACCCGGACGTGATCGTGGTCTCCAGCCTCGACCGCAACCGCTGGGCGCTGGATAACGCCGAGGAAAAAATTAAATTCCTGAAGAGCGATCCGGCCGTCAGCCAGCTGGATGCGGTGAAAAAAGGCCACATCGTGGTGATGGACGGCCAGGCCATGAACCCGACCATCCGCACAATTTACGGCGCGGAGCAGATTGCTGACCAGCTCAGAAAGATGGGACTGAATTAA
- a CDS encoding FecCD family ABC transporter permease gives MTAVVQQTRQSWLLPASGFLAVVALLLVIAFGVSVGELSIPLQSVVYAITNKMGLTAEPLNRIYESVIWDFRLSRALVAACCGAGLAICGAVLQSLLKNALAEPYVLGVSAGASTGAVSVVVLGIGSGAVTLSAGAFAGAFTAFAFVALLTNGARGGSERTILAGVAASQLFNAITAWTVSTSASAQQARDVMFWLLGSFSGVRWPEFQLALVAVLVGLAICLYYARALDAFTFGDDAAASLGIAVPWVRLILFIVTALMTATIVSMAGSIGFVGLVVPHMMRFFFGPLHRTLLIASALAGAILMVLADIASRLLIAPQSLPVGVVTALVGVPFFAVIIYRSRNK, from the coding sequence ATGACCGCAGTGGTTCAACAGACCCGACAAAGCTGGCTGCTGCCGGCGTCGGGTTTCCTGGCGGTGGTGGCGTTACTGCTGGTTATCGCCTTTGGCGTCAGCGTGGGGGAGTTATCGATCCCCCTGCAGAGCGTGGTTTACGCCATTACCAATAAAATGGGCTTAACCGCAGAGCCGCTCAATCGCATTTACGAGAGCGTGATCTGGGACTTTCGCCTGAGCCGGGCGCTGGTGGCGGCCTGCTGCGGCGCCGGTCTGGCTATCTGCGGCGCGGTGCTGCAAAGCCTGCTGAAGAACGCCCTCGCGGAGCCTTACGTGCTGGGCGTGTCAGCCGGGGCGTCAACCGGTGCGGTCTCCGTCGTAGTGCTGGGCATTGGCAGCGGCGCCGTGACCCTTTCCGCAGGTGCCTTTGCCGGGGCGTTTACCGCCTTCGCGTTTGTGGCTCTGCTCACCAACGGTGCCCGCGGTGGCAGCGAGCGCACGATTCTTGCCGGGGTCGCGGCTTCGCAGCTGTTTAACGCCATTACCGCCTGGACCGTCAGCACCTCGGCCAGCGCGCAGCAGGCGCGTGACGTGATGTTCTGGCTGTTGGGCAGTTTTAGCGGCGTGAGATGGCCGGAATTCCAGCTGGCGCTGGTTGCGGTGCTGGTGGGTCTGGCGATCTGTCTTTATTACGCCCGGGCGCTGGACGCCTTCACCTTTGGCGACGATGCCGCCGCCTCGCTGGGGATCGCCGTGCCCTGGGTACGCCTGATCCTGTTCATCGTCACCGCGTTAATGACGGCAACCATCGTCAGCATGGCAGGCTCCATTGGCTTTGTCGGCCTGGTAGTACCCCATATGATGCGCTTCTTCTTTGGTCCGTTACACCGCACGCTGCTTATCGCCAGCGCGCTGGCGGGCGCCATTCTGATGGTGCTGGCGGATATCGCCTCCCGCCTGCTGATCGCCCCGCAAAGCCTGCCGGTCGGCGTCGTTACCGCGCTGGTGGGGGTGCCATTCTTTGCCGTGATTATCTATCGTTCAAGGAATAAGTGA
- a CDS encoding ABC transporter ATP-binding protein: protein MSITAENITWKVGKKVIVDNVSLAVSQGQTVGLLGPNGSGKSSLLRILAGLRRPHSGTVAVDGKSITGIPKKQLARRIAFVEQHGMTDANMRVRDVVKLGRIPHHSPFSGWTAQDDETVTQALKTVDMLHHSEQGWLSLSGGERQRVHIARALAQMPTEILLDEPTNHLDIHHQMQLMQLISQLPVTSIVAIHDLNHASMFCDALIVMQKGRVVASGTPQAILTEELLWEIFRVKTRIELSPDHGKKHIHFLV, encoded by the coding sequence ATGAGCATCACTGCTGAAAATATCACCTGGAAGGTGGGTAAAAAGGTCATCGTTGATAATGTCTCGCTGGCCGTATCCCAGGGGCAGACCGTCGGCCTGCTGGGGCCAAACGGCTCCGGCAAATCGTCGCTGCTGCGGATCCTGGCCGGCTTGCGCCGCCCCCATAGCGGCACCGTCGCGGTGGACGGCAAAAGCATCACCGGCATCCCTAAAAAGCAGCTCGCCCGTCGGATCGCTTTTGTGGAACAGCACGGCATGACCGATGCCAACATGCGCGTGCGTGACGTGGTAAAACTGGGGCGTATTCCTCACCACTCCCCTTTCTCCGGCTGGACGGCGCAGGATGACGAAACGGTTACCCAGGCGCTGAAAACCGTGGATATGCTGCATCACAGCGAGCAGGGCTGGCTGAGTCTCTCGGGCGGTGAGCGTCAGCGGGTGCACATCGCCCGGGCGCTGGCGCAGATGCCGACCGAAATCCTGCTGGATGAACCCACCAACCACCTCGACATTCATCATCAGATGCAGCTGATGCAGTTGATCAGCCAGTTGCCGGTCACCAGCATCGTCGCCATTCACGATCTTAATCACGCCTCCATGTTCTGCGATGCGCTTATTGTCATGCAGAAGGGACGCGTGGTCGCCAGCGGCACGCCGCAGGCGATCCTTACCGAAGAGCTGCTGTGGGAGATTTTCCGGGTGAAAACCCGTATTGAGCTCTCCCCCGACCATGGCAAAAAACACATTCACTTCCTCGTCTGA
- a CDS encoding MFS transporter: MTLIRPATQLWPPVLLGSQFVFNIGFYAVVPFLAIFLRDDMLLSGGLIGLVLGLRTFSQQGMFIVGGALSDRYGARIIILCGCVVRVVGYLLLAFGYSLPVIIAGACLTGIGGALFSPSIEALLAKAGTRSEAQGKRSRAEWFALFAVCGELGAVLGPVAGALLTGLGFRQVALAGAAVFVVALIVLFFCLPAGTHKNQPLHITPWWTTFRQPRFVAFIIAWSSWLLSYNQLYLALPVEIQRAGGSEKDLGPLFMLASGLVILFQLPLARFARRVGAVRILPVGFLLIAAAFVSVALFAASEPAAGLWRLLPAACFVTLLTTGQMLLVPAGKDVVPWFASELTLGAHYGALATAGGCAVLAGNLLLGDLLDQALIPSVGAMYPWLVLAVFPLCSAIAMVVICRPMHRPQA, from the coding sequence GTGACATTAATTCGTCCCGCCACGCAACTCTGGCCGCCCGTTCTGCTGGGCAGCCAGTTTGTTTTCAACATCGGTTTTTATGCCGTCGTCCCCTTCCTGGCGATCTTTTTACGTGACGATATGCTGCTTTCGGGCGGGCTTATCGGCCTGGTGCTCGGACTGCGCACCTTCTCGCAGCAGGGGATGTTTATCGTCGGCGGCGCCCTCTCCGACCGCTACGGTGCGCGCATCATTATTCTTTGCGGCTGTGTCGTGCGGGTGGTGGGCTATCTGCTGCTGGCCTTTGGTTATAGCCTGCCCGTCATTATCGCCGGGGCGTGCCTTACCGGAATTGGCGGCGCGCTGTTCTCCCCCTCCATCGAAGCGTTACTGGCAAAAGCCGGAACCCGCAGCGAGGCACAGGGCAAACGCAGCCGCGCCGAGTGGTTTGCCCTTTTTGCGGTGTGCGGCGAGCTGGGGGCGGTGCTTGGCCCGGTCGCGGGCGCCCTGCTCACGGGCCTGGGATTTCGCCAGGTGGCGCTGGCGGGTGCCGCGGTCTTTGTCGTGGCGCTGATTGTGCTGTTCTTCTGTCTGCCTGCAGGGACACATAAAAACCAGCCGCTGCACATCACGCCGTGGTGGACCACCTTTCGCCAGCCGCGGTTCGTGGCTTTTATCATCGCCTGGAGCAGCTGGTTGTTAAGCTATAACCAGCTCTATCTGGCGCTGCCGGTGGAGATCCAGCGCGCGGGCGGAAGCGAGAAAGATCTCGGCCCGCTGTTTATGCTGGCCTCCGGGCTGGTGATCCTCTTTCAGCTGCCGCTGGCGCGTTTTGCCCGGCGGGTGGGCGCGGTGCGGATCCTGCCTGTCGGATTTTTGCTTATCGCCGCCGCCTTTGTCAGCGTCGCGCTGTTTGCTGCCTCAGAGCCTGCGGCCGGGTTGTGGCGCCTGCTGCCTGCGGCCTGTTTCGTCACGCTGCTGACCACCGGTCAGATGCTGCTGGTCCCTGCGGGGAAAGATGTGGTGCCATGGTTTGCCAGCGAATTGACCCTGGGCGCGCACTATGGCGCGCTGGCCACCGCTGGCGGCTGTGCGGTACTGGCGGGAAATTTACTGCTTGGCGATCTGCTCGACCAGGCGCTGATCCCGTCCGTCGGGGCGATGTATCCGTGGCTGGTGCTGGCGGTGTTCCCGCTGTGCAGCGCCATCGCCATGGTGGTGATTTGCCGCCCGATGCACAGGCCACAAGCCTGA
- a CDS encoding nitrous oxide-stimulated promoter family protein, protein MSGKRIAREKETIRKMIALYEKQCPQASKETGHYAALNAYADKRLDKCVFGEEKPACKQCPVHCYQPAKREEMKQVMRWAGPRMLWRHPILTVRHLIDDRRPVPELPEKYRPKK, encoded by the coding sequence ATGTCAGGAAAACGCATCGCACGCGAGAAAGAGACCATCCGTAAGATGATCGCGCTGTATGAAAAGCAGTGTCCGCAGGCGTCGAAAGAAACGGGGCACTACGCGGCGCTGAACGCGTACGCCGACAAGCGGCTGGATAAGTGCGTCTTTGGCGAAGAGAAACCGGCCTGCAAGCAGTGTCCGGTTCACTGCTATCAGCCAGCTAAACGTGAAGAGATGAAACAGGTGATGCGCTGGGCGGGGCCGCGCATGCTGTGGCGTCACCCGATTTTAACCGTGCGCCATCTGATCGACGACCGCCGCCCGGTACCTGAGCTACCGGAAAAGTACCGCCCGAAAAAGTAA
- a CDS encoding SymE family type I addiction module toxin gives MSDICISRSSRQLTVGYFRKRHEDRKTKIPTRYSVHAALSLKGAWLEEAGFTTHSRVRVQVEQGKLVIELVTEEGS, from the coding sequence ATGTCAGATATCTGTATTTCCCGATCCAGCCGTCAGCTCACCGTGGGCTATTTCAGAAAACGTCACGAAGATCGCAAAACCAAGATCCCGACGCGCTACAGCGTACACGCCGCGCTGAGCTTAAAGGGCGCCTGGCTCGAGGAAGCCGGTTTTACAACCCACTCCCGGGTACGGGTGCAGGTTGAACAGGGGAAATTAGTGATTGAACTGGTTACGGAAGAGGGCTCGTAA
- the mutS gene encoding DNA mismatch repair protein MutS — protein sequence MTTTDNFDAHTPMMQQYLKLKAQHPEILLFYRMGDFYELFYDDAKRASQLLDISLTKRGASAGEPIPMAGIPHHAVENYLAKLVNQGESVAICEQIGDPATSKGPVERKVVRIVTPGTISDEALLQERQDNLLAAIWQDSKGFGYATLDISSGRFRLSEPADRETMAAELQRTNPAELLYAEDFAGMGLLEGRRGLRRRPLWEFEIDTARQQLNLQFGTRDLTGFGVENAPRGLCAAGCLLQYVKDTQRTALPHIRSITIERQQDSIIMDAATRRNLEITQNLSGGVENTLASVLDSTVTPMGSRMLKRWLHMPVRDTATLTGRQQTIGALQDRYTELQPVLRQVGDLERILARLALRTARPRDLARMRHAFQQLPELRGQLAEIDCAPVQKLREAMGEFSELRELLEKAIIDAPPVLVRDGGVIAPGYNEELDEWRALADGATDYLDKLEIRERERLGLDTLKVGYNAVHGYFIQISRGQSHLAPIHYVRRQTLKNAERYIIPELKEYEDKVLTSKGKALALEKQLYDALFDILMPHLADLQQSAAALAELDVLVNLAERAETLNYCCPTFTDKPGVRITEGRHPVVEQVLNEPFIANPLNLSPQRRMLIITGPNMGGKSTYMRQTALIALLAYIGSYVPAQKVEIGPVDRIFTRVGAADDLASGRSTFMVEMTETANILHNATEYSLVLMDEIGRGTSTYDGLSLAWACAESLANKIKALTLFATHYFELTQLPEKMEGVANVHLDALEHGDTIAFMHTVQDGAASKSYGLAVAALAGVPKEVIKRARQKLRELESLAPNAAATQVDGTQMSLLVPAEETSPALEALENLDPDSLTPRQALEWIYRLKNLV from the coding sequence ATGACCACAACTGATAATTTTGACGCCCATACCCCGATGATGCAGCAGTACCTGAAGCTGAAAGCTCAGCATCCGGAGATCCTGCTCTTTTACCGGATGGGCGACTTTTACGAGCTGTTTTATGACGATGCGAAACGCGCCTCGCAGCTGCTCGACATCTCCCTGACCAAACGCGGGGCGTCGGCAGGTGAACCTATCCCGATGGCCGGTATTCCGCACCATGCGGTAGAGAACTACCTGGCGAAGCTGGTCAATCAGGGGGAATCGGTCGCCATCTGCGAACAGATTGGCGATCCGGCCACCTCAAAAGGCCCGGTCGAGCGCAAGGTGGTGCGCATCGTCACCCCTGGTACCATCAGCGATGAAGCGCTGTTGCAGGAGCGCCAGGATAACCTACTCGCCGCCATCTGGCAGGACAGCAAAGGCTTCGGGTACGCCACGCTGGATATCAGCTCCGGCCGTTTTCGCCTGAGCGAACCGGCCGACCGTGAAACCATGGCCGCCGAACTGCAGCGCACCAACCCTGCGGAACTGCTGTATGCCGAAGATTTTGCCGGGATGGGTCTGCTTGAAGGCCGTCGCGGCCTGCGTCGGCGTCCGCTGTGGGAGTTCGAAATCGACACCGCGCGCCAGCAGCTCAACCTGCAGTTTGGCACCCGCGACCTGACCGGCTTTGGCGTTGAGAATGCGCCGCGCGGCCTTTGCGCTGCGGGCTGTTTGCTGCAGTACGTAAAAGATACCCAGCGCACCGCCCTGCCGCATATCCGCTCCATTACCATTGAGCGCCAGCAGGACAGCATCATTATGGATGCCGCCACCCGCCGCAATCTGGAGATCACCCAGAACCTGTCCGGCGGCGTGGAAAACACGCTGGCCTCGGTGCTCGACAGTACCGTCACCCCCATGGGCAGCCGCATGCTCAAACGCTGGCTGCACATGCCGGTGCGTGATACCGCCACGCTCACCGGGCGCCAGCAGACCATTGGCGCTCTGCAGGACAGGTACACCGAGCTGCAGCCGGTATTGCGCCAGGTGGGCGATCTTGAACGTATTCTGGCGCGGCTGGCGCTGCGCACCGCACGCCCGCGCGATTTAGCCCGCATGCGCCACGCCTTCCAGCAGCTGCCTGAACTGCGCGGCCAGCTGGCGGAGATCGACTGCGCTCCGGTGCAGAAACTGCGCGAGGCGATGGGTGAATTTAGCGAGCTTCGCGAGCTGCTGGAAAAGGCCATCATTGATGCCCCACCGGTCCTGGTTCGAGATGGTGGCGTTATCGCCCCAGGCTATAACGAAGAGCTGGACGAGTGGCGCGCGCTGGCCGACGGCGCGACGGATTATCTGGATAAACTGGAGATCCGCGAGCGTGAACGGCTCGGGCTGGATACGCTGAAAGTGGGCTATAACGCGGTACATGGCTACTTCATTCAGATCAGCCGCGGCCAGAGCCACCTGGCGCCTATTCACTATGTGCGCCGCCAGACGCTGAAAAATGCCGAGCGTTACATTATTCCTGAGCTGAAAGAGTACGAAGACAAGGTGCTTACCTCTAAGGGTAAAGCCCTGGCGCTGGAAAAACAGCTGTATGACGCCCTGTTCGATATACTGATGCCGCACCTCGCGGATCTACAACAGAGCGCCGCTGCGCTGGCTGAACTGGACGTGCTGGTTAACCTTGCGGAACGTGCTGAGACGTTGAACTACTGCTGCCCGACCTTTACCGATAAGCCTGGCGTACGTATTACCGAGGGGCGTCATCCGGTGGTCGAGCAGGTGCTGAACGAACCCTTCATCGCCAACCCGCTAAACCTGTCCCCGCAGCGCCGGATGCTGATCATTACCGGGCCGAACATGGGCGGTAAAAGTACCTATATGCGCCAGACGGCGCTGATTGCGCTGCTGGCTTACATCGGCAGCTACGTTCCGGCGCAAAAGGTGGAGATCGGCCCTGTCGATCGCATCTTCACCCGCGTTGGCGCGGCGGACGATCTGGCGAGCGGGCGTTCCACCTTCATGGTAGAGATGACCGAAACCGCCAATATTCTGCACAACGCCACGGAATACAGCCTGGTGCTGATGGATGAGATTGGCCGTGGGACGTCCACCTATGACGGCCTCTCGCTGGCGTGGGCCTGTGCCGAAAGCCTGGCCAATAAGATTAAGGCGCTGACCCTGTTTGCCACCCACTACTTCGAGCTGACGCAGCTGCCTGAGAAAATGGAGGGGGTGGCGAACGTTCATCTGGATGCGCTGGAGCATGGCGATACCATCGCCTTTATGCACACCGTGCAGGATGGCGCGGCGAGCAAAAGTTACGGCCTGGCCGTGGCAGCGCTGGCGGGAGTGCCGAAAGAGGTGATCAAGCGTGCGCGCCAGAAGCTGCGCGAGCTGGAAAGCCTAGCGCCAAACGCGGCGGCCACCCAGGTGGACGGCACGCAGATGTCGCTGCTGGTGCCTGCAGAAGAGACCTCCCCGGCACTTGAAGCGCTGGAAAACCTCGATCCGGATTCTCTCACGCCGCGCCAGGCGCTGGAGTGGATCTATCGGTTAAAGAATCTGGTGTAG
- a CDS encoding DUF4440 domain-containing protein: protein MTCYENEIIDAHIALENWLGQGEGDLAALLARFRQDFLMIAPSGAHLDYPALARFLEEQRGSRPGLKIVIDELTTLQTWDNGAVLHYRETQTRPDQPVNVRWSSAVLHQESNTLTWRLLHETAQP, encoded by the coding sequence ATGACCTGCTACGAAAATGAAATTATCGATGCCCACATCGCATTAGAAAACTGGTTAGGTCAGGGAGAAGGCGATCTTGCCGCCCTGCTCGCCCGTTTTCGTCAGGACTTCCTGATGATCGCTCCCAGCGGCGCGCACCTGGATTACCCCGCACTCGCGCGTTTCCTTGAAGAACAACGCGGCAGCCGTCCGGGTCTGAAAATTGTGATTGATGAATTAACGACATTACAGACCTGGGACAACGGCGCGGTGCTTCACTACCGTGAAACGCAGACCCGCCCGGATCAGCCGGTAAACGTGCGCTGGTCCAGTGCCGTTCTGCATCAGGAAAGTAACACCCTCACCTGGCGACTGCTACACGAAACCGCACAGCCCTGA
- the rpoS gene encoding RNA polymerase sigma factor RpoS produces the protein MSQNTLKVHDLNEDAEFDENGAEAFDEKALVEEEPSDNDLAEEELLSQGATQRVLDATQLYLGEIGYSPLLTAEEEVYFARRALRGDVASRRRMIESNLRLVVKIARRYSNRGLALLDLIEEGNLGLIRAVEKFDPERGFRFSTYATWWIRQTIERAIMNQTRTIRLPIHIVKELNVYLRTARELSHKLDHEPSAEEIAEQLDKPVDDVSRMLRLNERITSVDTPLGGDSEKALLDILADEKDNGPEDTTQDDDMKQSIVKWLFELNAKQREVLARRFGLLGYEAATLEDVGREIGLTRERVRQIQVEGLRRLREILQGQGLNIEALFRE, from the coding sequence ATGAGTCAGAATACGCTGAAAGTTCATGATTTAAATGAAGACGCGGAGTTTGATGAGAACGGAGCAGAGGCTTTTGACGAAAAAGCCTTAGTAGAAGAGGAACCCAGTGATAACGATTTAGCTGAAGAAGAGCTGTTATCGCAGGGGGCCACTCAACGTGTGCTGGACGCGACTCAGCTTTACCTTGGGGAGATTGGATACTCTCCACTGTTAACAGCCGAAGAGGAAGTTTACTTCGCGCGCCGGGCATTACGTGGTGATGTGGCTTCACGTCGTCGCATGATCGAAAGTAACCTGCGTCTGGTGGTTAAGATTGCCCGTCGTTACAGCAATCGTGGTCTGGCTCTGCTGGATCTGATTGAAGAGGGCAACCTGGGGCTGATCCGCGCAGTAGAGAAATTTGACCCAGAACGTGGGTTCCGTTTCTCAACTTATGCGACCTGGTGGATCCGACAGACCATCGAACGGGCAATCATGAACCAGACCCGTACGATTCGACTGCCTATTCACATTGTGAAAGAGTTGAACGTTTATCTGCGTACCGCACGCGAGTTGTCCCATAAGCTGGACCACGAGCCAAGCGCGGAAGAGATTGCCGAACAGCTTGATAAACCTGTTGATGATGTCAGCCGTATGCTGCGTCTCAATGAGCGTATTACCTCTGTCGACACCCCGCTGGGTGGCGATTCCGAGAAAGCGCTGCTGGACATCCTGGCCGATGAAAAAGACAACGGCCCGGAAGACACCACGCAGGACGATGATATGAAACAGAGCATCGTCAAATGGCTGTTCGAACTGAACGCCAAACAGCGTGAAGTGCTGGCACGTCGTTTCGGTCTGCTGGGGTATGAAGCTGCAACACTGGAAGATGTCGGTCGTGAAATCGGCCTGACCCGTGAACGTGTTCGTCAGATTCAGGTAGAAGGTCTGCGTCGCCTGCGTGAAATCCTGCAGGGACAAGGTCTGAATATCGAAGCGCTGTTCCGCGAGTAA
- the nlpD gene encoding murein hydrolase activator NlpD produces the protein MWLAGCTSNNAPAPVSSVGGSNGTSSGNPSGGMLITPQMSTPAAQQTPQIQPVQPPVTQPTQIQPVDQPVQTENGRIVYNRKYGNIPKGSYTGGSTYTVKRGDTLFYIAWITGNDFRDLAQRNNVQAPYGLEVGQTLQVGNATGKPLTPGNTVSAADVTAQNNSVTPVQKSSTVVASQPTITYSEDSGEQSANKMLPNNKGTTTVVTAPVTAPVVSSTAPVASSVTSSSTISSWRWPTEGKVIENFSSSEGGNKGVDIAGSKGQAIIATADGRVVYAGNALRGYGNLIIIKHNDDYLSAYAHNDTMLVREQQEVKAGQKIATMGSTGTSSTRLHFEIRYKGKSVNPLQYLPQR, from the coding sequence ATCTGGCTGGCGGGTTGTACTTCGAATAATGCCCCTGCGCCTGTGAGTTCGGTTGGCGGCAGCAACGGTACCAGTTCTGGTAATCCATCCGGCGGCATGCTGATCACCCCTCAAATGAGTACTCCGGCGGCACAGCAAACTCCGCAAATTCAGCCTGTACAGCCACCGGTTACCCAGCCAACTCAGATTCAGCCAGTGGATCAGCCTGTTCAGACCGAAAATGGCCGCATTGTGTATAACCGTAAGTATGGGAACATTCCGAAAGGAAGCTATACCGGCGGCAGCACCTATACCGTTAAACGCGGCGATACGCTCTTCTATATTGCCTGGATTACCGGGAACGATTTCCGTGATCTTGCGCAGCGAAATAACGTCCAGGCCCCGTATGGTCTGGAAGTCGGCCAGACGCTGCAGGTTGGTAACGCAACGGGTAAACCGCTAACGCCTGGCAACACCGTTTCTGCGGCTGATGTGACGGCGCAAAATAACAGTGTGACGCCTGTGCAAAAATCAAGCACGGTGGTTGCGTCGCAACCGACAATTACGTATTCTGAGGATTCAGGTGAACAGAGTGCTAACAAGATGTTGCCGAATAATAAGGGGACTACGACCGTTGTCACGGCGCCCGTTACGGCACCTGTGGTTAGCTCTACCGCACCCGTTGCCAGCAGTGTGACGTCCAGCTCAACGATCTCTTCGTGGCGCTGGCCGACTGAAGGCAAGGTTATCGAGAACTTTTCTTCCTCCGAGGGGGGAAATAAAGGGGTCGATATCGCAGGGAGTAAGGGACAGGCTATTATCGCGACCGCAGATGGTCGTGTTGTATACGCCGGTAACGCTCTGCGCGGTTACGGTAATCTTATTATCATCAAACACAACGATGATTACCTGAGTGCCTACGCCCATAACGATACGATGCTGGTCCGGGAACAACAAGAAGTTAAGGCGGGGCAAAAAATAGCTACCATGGGTAGCACCGGAACCAGTTCTACACGCTTGCATTTTGAAATTCGTTACAAGGGGAAATCCGTAAACCCGCTGCAGTATTTGCCGCAGCGATAA
- a CDS encoding protein-L-isoaspartate(D-aspartate) O-methyltransferase, with the protein MVSNRVQTLLNQLRSQGIADERVLDAISRVPREKFVDEAFEHKAWENVALPIGQGQTISQPYMVARMTELLELTPDSRVLEIGTGSGYQTAILAHLVHHVCSVERIKGLQWHARRRLKQLDLHNISTRHGDGWQGWKARGPFDAIIVTAAPPEIPDALMAQLDDGGILVLPVGDEHQLLKRVCRRGNEFIIDTVEAVRFVPLVKGELA; encoded by the coding sequence ATGGTAAGCAATCGTGTACAAACTCTTCTGAATCAATTACGCAGTCAGGGTATTGCTGACGAGCGGGTGCTGGACGCCATCTCGCGGGTGCCGCGGGAAAAATTCGTGGATGAGGCGTTTGAGCACAAAGCCTGGGAAAACGTCGCGTTGCCGATAGGGCAGGGGCAAACCATCTCCCAGCCCTATATGGTGGCGCGCATGACCGAGCTGCTGGAGCTGACCCCGGACTCGCGGGTGCTGGAGATTGGCACCGGTTCGGGATATCAGACCGCTATTCTGGCGCACCTGGTGCATCATGTCTGCTCGGTTGAACGCATTAAAGGGCTTCAGTGGCACGCGCGCCGTCGCCTCAAGCAGCTCGATTTACACAATATTTCTACCCGTCACGGGGATGGCTGGCAGGGCTGGAAGGCACGCGGCCCGTTTGATGCCATTATCGTGACGGCTGCACCGCCTGAGATCCCGGATGCGCTGATGGCGCAGCTGGATGACGGCGGGATCCTCGTTTTACCGGTGGGCGATGAACATCAGCTGTTGAAGCGTGTTTGTCGACGGGGCAACGAGTTCATCATCGATACCGTAGAAGCCGTACGTTTCGTGCCCCTGGTGAAAGGAGAGCTGGCCTGA